Proteins encoded together in one Streptomyces sp. NA04227 window:
- the pucD gene encoding xanthine dehydrogenase subunit D produces MPSSPSRTTHSASPAPGAHAPAAPAPGRAARPAPGARQPAASAPAPGRAVHPTPVEELTARGRVGDSAPRPDGVLKVTGEFAYGSDLWHEQMLWGRLLRSPHAHAEIVSVDTAEALALPGVHAVLTHEDLPARVKEYGLEIRDTPVLAHDRVRHHGEPVALVAADHPEIARRAAARIRVEYRQLPVITDESGATAPGAPLLHPNREDRFAVHSPHPNIVHRQPIVRGDVAAAAARADVVVCGDYEFGMQDQAFLGPESGLAVPAEDGGVDLYVATQWLHSDLRQIAPVLGLPEDRVRMTLAGVGGAFGGREDLSMQIHACLLALRTGRPVKMVYDRFESFFGHVHRHPARLHYEHGATRDGRLTHVRARIVLDGGAYASTSGAVVGNAASLSVGPYEVENVDVEALALYTNNPPCGAMRGFGAVQACFAYEAQMDRVAAELGLDPVEFRQINAMRQGSVMPTGQSVDSPAPVAELLRRVKERPLPPERPWQTPDGTDIRQLPGGLSNTTHGEGVVRGVGYAVGIKNVGFSEGYDDYSTARVRLEVRAGEAVATVHSAMAEVGQGGVTVIGQIVRTELGVEQVTLAPADTSIGSAGSTSASRQTYVTGGAVREACARVRAEVLARGRRTLGAQDALWAQPGLRLEGGKAVAANGQVLAGLAEVLGDGAVEHEVEWRHRPTEAFDPHSGQGTGHVQYSFAAHRAVVDVDTELGLVKVVELACAQDVGKAVNPDQVVGQIQGGTVQGLGMALMEEILLDPATAQVRNPSFTDYLIPTLLDTPPLPVDVLELADPHAPYGLRGAGEAPTLSSTPAVLAAVRAATGLALRRTPVRPEHLTNPD; encoded by the coding sequence ATGCCGAGCAGCCCGTCCCGCACGACGCACTCCGCGTCTCCCGCGCCCGGGGCGCACGCGCCCGCCGCACCGGCACCGGGCCGTGCCGCGCGCCCCGCACCCGGTGCACGCCAGCCCGCCGCATCGGCCCCGGCGCCGGGCCGCGCCGTACACCCCACGCCCGTCGAGGAGTTGACCGCCCGCGGCCGCGTCGGCGACAGCGCGCCGCGGCCCGACGGCGTCCTCAAGGTCACCGGCGAGTTCGCCTACGGCTCCGACCTCTGGCACGAACAGATGCTCTGGGGCCGCCTGTTGCGCTCGCCGCACGCGCACGCGGAGATCGTCTCCGTCGACACCGCCGAGGCGCTGGCCCTGCCCGGGGTGCACGCCGTCCTCACCCACGAGGACCTGCCCGCGCGGGTGAAGGAGTACGGCCTGGAGATCCGCGACACCCCCGTACTCGCCCACGACCGGGTGCGCCACCACGGCGAGCCGGTCGCCCTGGTCGCCGCCGACCACCCGGAGATCGCGCGCCGCGCCGCCGCCCGGATCCGCGTCGAGTACCGCCAACTGCCCGTCATCACCGACGAGTCGGGTGCCACGGCCCCGGGCGCGCCACTGCTGCACCCGAACCGCGAGGACCGGTTCGCCGTGCACAGCCCGCATCCCAACATCGTGCACCGGCAGCCGATCGTGCGCGGCGACGTGGCCGCCGCGGCGGCCCGTGCGGACGTCGTGGTGTGCGGCGACTACGAGTTCGGGATGCAGGACCAGGCCTTCCTCGGGCCCGAGTCGGGGCTCGCGGTGCCCGCCGAGGACGGCGGGGTCGACCTGTACGTGGCGACCCAGTGGCTGCACTCCGACCTGCGCCAGATCGCGCCCGTGCTCGGCCTGCCCGAGGACCGGGTGCGGATGACGCTGGCCGGTGTGGGCGGCGCCTTCGGCGGCCGCGAGGACCTGTCGATGCAGATCCACGCCTGCCTGCTCGCGCTGCGCACCGGACGGCCGGTGAAGATGGTCTACGACCGCTTCGAGTCCTTCTTCGGCCATGTGCACCGTCACCCCGCCCGGCTGCACTACGAACACGGCGCCACCCGGGACGGCCGCCTCACCCACGTACGTGCCCGGATCGTTCTGGACGGCGGCGCCTACGCCTCCACCTCGGGCGCCGTGGTCGGCAACGCCGCCTCGCTCTCGGTCGGCCCGTACGAGGTCGAGAACGTCGATGTCGAGGCGCTCGCGCTCTACACCAACAACCCGCCCTGCGGGGCGATGCGCGGCTTCGGCGCGGTGCAGGCGTGCTTCGCCTACGAGGCGCAGATGGACCGGGTCGCGGCGGAACTCGGCCTGGATCCGGTCGAGTTCCGGCAGATCAACGCCATGCGCCAGGGCAGCGTGATGCCCACCGGGCAGTCCGTCGACTCCCCGGCCCCGGTCGCCGAACTGCTGCGCCGCGTCAAGGAACGACCGCTGCCGCCCGAACGCCCCTGGCAGACCCCGGACGGCACCGACATCCGCCAGTTGCCCGGCGGCCTGTCCAACACCACCCACGGCGAGGGCGTCGTACGCGGCGTCGGTTATGCCGTCGGCATCAAGAACGTCGGATTCTCCGAGGGGTACGACGACTACTCGACCGCCCGGGTCCGTCTTGAGGTCCGCGCGGGCGAGGCCGTGGCCACCGTGCACTCCGCCATGGCGGAGGTCGGACAGGGCGGGGTGACCGTTATCGGTCAGATCGTCCGCACCGAACTCGGTGTGGAGCAGGTGACCCTCGCCCCCGCCGACACCTCCATCGGCTCCGCGGGCTCCACCTCCGCCTCGCGCCAGACGTATGTCACCGGCGGAGCCGTACGCGAGGCCTGTGCGCGGGTGCGTGCCGAGGTGCTCGCCCGGGGCCGCCGCACACTCGGCGCGCAGGACGCCCTGTGGGCGCAACCCGGTCTGCGGCTCGAAGGCGGCAAGGCGGTGGCCGCGAACGGGCAGGTGCTCGCCGGACTCGCGGAGGTGCTCGGCGACGGGGCCGTAGAGCACGAGGTCGAGTGGCGGCACCGGCCCACCGAAGCCTTCGACCCGCACTCGGGGCAGGGCACCGGACATGTGCAGTACTCCTTCGCCGCCCACCGGGCCGTGGTCGACGTCGACACCGAACTCGGCCTGGTGAAGGTGGTGGAGCTGGCCTGCGCGCAGGACGTCGGCAAGGCGGTCAACCCGGACCAGGTGGTCGGCCAGATCCAGGGCGGCACGGTGCAGGGCCTCGGCATGGCCCTGATGGAGGAGATCCTGCTCGACCCGGCCACCGCCCAGGTGCGCAACCCCTCCTTCACCGACTATCTGATCCCGACCCTCCTCGACACCCCGCCACTCCCCGTCGACGTGCTCGAACTCGCCGATCCCCACGCCCCGTACGGCCTGCGCGGCGCGGGCGAGGCGCCTACGCTGTCGTCCACCCCGGCCGTCCTCGCCGCGGTCCGCGCGGCCACCGGCCTCGCGCTCCGGCGGACGCCGGTGCGTCCCGAACACCTGACGAACCCGGACTGA
- a CDS encoding XdhC/CoxI family protein, with the protein MLDLAAELAAWTAEGREFAVATVVAVRGSAPRGPGAALAVDSGGTVVGSVSGGCVEGAVYELCAEALGSDGEGPALGDDAMGESGSGRGGQRPVLAHFGYDDEDAFAVGLSCGGELDVLVVRVPSAGPERELLCTAFELARSARGVALARVVEGPAELVGRALLVGADGSVRGGFGGPAALDATAVAEARALLDTGRTGTVRIGAEGSRCGQPVTVLVESSVPPPRLVVFGAVDFAAELVRAGKFLGFHVTVCDARPVFATPARFPEADEVVAEWPDTYLARTETDARTALCVLTHDAKFDVPLLDIALRLPVAYVGAMGSRRTHLDRLARLRAAGLGEDELAKLHSPIGLDLGARTPQETALSIAAEIVAARRGGSGVPLTGGHRPIHADPAASSAGPAE; encoded by the coding sequence GTGCTCGACCTCGCCGCCGAACTGGCCGCCTGGACCGCCGAGGGGCGCGAGTTCGCGGTGGCCACCGTGGTCGCCGTACGCGGCAGCGCGCCCCGCGGCCCCGGCGCGGCGCTGGCCGTCGACTCCGGAGGGACGGTGGTGGGTTCGGTCTCCGGCGGGTGCGTGGAGGGCGCGGTCTACGAGCTGTGTGCGGAGGCGCTGGGGAGTGACGGCGAAGGACCCGCACTCGGCGACGACGCGATGGGGGAGAGCGGCTCGGGCCGTGGCGGGCAGCGGCCGGTTCTCGCGCACTTCGGGTACGACGACGAGGACGCCTTCGCCGTCGGCCTGAGCTGTGGCGGCGAACTCGACGTCCTGGTCGTACGGGTGCCCTCGGCCGGGCCGGAGCGTGAACTCCTGTGCACCGCCTTCGAGTTGGCGCGCTCGGCGCGGGGCGTCGCGCTCGCCCGGGTGGTCGAAGGGCCCGCCGAACTCGTCGGGCGGGCGCTGCTCGTGGGCGCGGACGGGAGTGTGCGCGGCGGCTTCGGCGGGCCCGCCGCCCTGGACGCCACCGCCGTCGCCGAGGCCCGCGCACTGCTCGACACGGGGCGCACCGGCACTGTACGGATCGGCGCCGAGGGCTCGCGCTGCGGGCAGCCGGTCACCGTGCTCGTGGAGTCCTCGGTGCCGCCGCCCCGCCTGGTCGTCTTCGGCGCGGTCGACTTCGCGGCCGAACTGGTGCGGGCGGGCAAGTTCCTGGGATTTCACGTCACGGTCTGCGACGCACGGCCCGTCTTCGCGACCCCGGCCCGATTTCCCGAGGCCGACGAGGTCGTCGCCGAATGGCCGGACACTTATCTCGCGCGCACCGAGACCGACGCGCGCACCGCCCTGTGCGTACTGACCCACGACGCCAAGTTCGACGTACCGCTGCTCGACATCGCGCTGCGGCTGCCGGTCGCCTATGTCGGTGCCATGGGTTCGCGGCGCACCCACCTGGACCGCCTCGCCCGGCTGCGGGCCGCGGGCCTCGGCGAGGACGAACTCGCCAAGCTCCATTCGCCGATCGGCCTCGATCTGGGCGCCCGCACCCCGCAGGAGACCGCGCTGTCGATCGCCGCCGAGATCGTCGCGGCCCGCCGGGGCGGCAGTGGCGTTCCGCTCACGGGCGGTCACCGGCCCATTCACGCCGATCCGGCGGCGAGTTCCGCGGGCCCGGCCGAATAG
- a CDS encoding glycosyltransferase, with protein MLISHQSGPQAPAPRTTTEPRNGPPPQSAVQPGTVLAVGFPGPRVDRVIENLVATGHEVRHSVPGQIGPHLQQTPPDAVVALSEPREGHDVIREVRTAPGGRALPLLVLTENTAPAQVVDVLRHGADDCLPETADPFELAARIEAKRHRVPVPVENLLLDPRTGLYSRSHFLDELSKELGRPANGRMSGVVAVVEVAEMASLESRLGPRVRREVAERLAQVAEKLGSACDRFGWDEDGHLLILLPGVDEDTATRTLQQFANAAAGTRFVVADENVRLTPAIGWTPLTSAEEDPEQAVEQALDAAAEALSHRDLRPVRFVPSMRGPRHRRRSSVRGLRAVLNALSPLVVLFIGAGLPFWLYTQTYAMGFDLGSIMYWVVVAGLIVSALLIIVECLFSLDAPPRPSKPGQPYPPASAVIAAYLPNEAATIVDTVESFLALDYPNHLEVVLAYNTPHPLPVEDTLREMARRDPRLVLMEVPGSTSKAQNVNAAVTRVRGEFVGIFDADHHPAPDAFRRAWHWLSNGYDVVQGHCVIRNGDSSWVAQLVAVEFEAIYAVSHPGRTRLYDFGVFGGSNGFWRTDALARTRMHGSMLTEDIDSTMRALREGIRFTVDRALISRELAPTNLKSLWNQRSRWAQGWLQVSLKHLWKALRSPVFDRRQKLGLLVLLGWREMQPWLTLQMLPVLGYAIWKEDGPGNLDWTVPICLLAMAFTLSAGVIQAAFAWRLAIPELKKRRRWFWSYMLLTSVFYTHFKNILARQACLKEALGERQWRVTPRSATAKAGEQT; from the coding sequence GTGCTCATCTCGCACCAGTCCGGCCCCCAGGCGCCCGCGCCCCGGACGACCACCGAACCCCGTAACGGCCCGCCCCCACAGAGCGCCGTTCAGCCCGGCACCGTACTCGCCGTCGGTTTCCCGGGCCCCCGTGTCGACCGCGTCATCGAGAACCTCGTGGCCACCGGGCACGAGGTCAGGCACAGTGTGCCCGGCCAGATAGGCCCGCACCTCCAGCAGACCCCGCCCGACGCCGTGGTCGCGCTCAGCGAGCCCCGCGAGGGCCACGACGTCATACGGGAGGTGCGCACCGCACCCGGCGGACGCGCGCTGCCGCTGCTCGTACTCACCGAGAACACCGCGCCCGCCCAGGTCGTCGACGTACTCCGGCACGGCGCCGACGACTGCCTCCCCGAGACCGCCGACCCCTTCGAACTCGCCGCCCGTATCGAGGCCAAGCGGCACCGGGTCCCGGTTCCGGTGGAGAACCTGCTGCTCGACCCGCGGACCGGGCTCTACTCCCGCTCGCACTTCCTCGACGAACTCAGCAAGGAACTCGGCCGCCCGGCCAACGGCCGGATGAGCGGTGTGGTCGCCGTGGTCGAGGTCGCCGAGATGGCCTCCCTCGAGTCACGGCTCGGCCCGCGCGTGCGGCGCGAGGTCGCCGAGCGGCTCGCCCAGGTCGCCGAGAAGCTCGGCAGCGCGTGCGACCGCTTCGGCTGGGACGAGGACGGGCACCTGCTCATCCTGCTGCCGGGCGTCGACGAGGACACCGCCACCCGCACCCTCCAGCAGTTCGCCAACGCCGCGGCGGGCACCCGCTTCGTCGTCGCCGACGAGAACGTACGGCTCACGCCCGCCATCGGCTGGACCCCGCTGACCAGCGCCGAGGAGGACCCCGAACAGGCCGTGGAGCAGGCGCTCGACGCCGCGGCCGAGGCGCTGAGCCACCGCGACCTCAGGCCGGTCCGCTTCGTGCCCTCGATGCGCGGGCCCCGCCACCGCCGCCGCTCCTCGGTACGCGGCCTGCGCGCGGTGCTCAACGCCCTGTCCCCGCTGGTCGTCCTGTTCATCGGCGCCGGACTGCCGTTCTGGCTCTACACGCAGACGTACGCGATGGGCTTCGACCTCGGCTCGATCATGTACTGGGTGGTCGTCGCCGGACTGATCGTCTCCGCGCTGCTGATCATCGTCGAGTGCCTGTTCTCGCTGGACGCCCCGCCGCGGCCCAGCAAACCCGGCCAGCCGTATCCGCCCGCGAGTGCCGTGATCGCCGCCTACCTGCCCAACGAGGCCGCGACCATCGTCGACACCGTGGAGTCCTTCCTGGCCCTGGACTACCCCAACCACCTGGAGGTCGTCCTCGCCTACAACACCCCGCACCCGCTGCCGGTCGAGGACACCCTGCGCGAGATGGCGCGCCGCGACCCGCGCCTGGTCCTCATGGAGGTGCCGGGCAGCACCTCCAAGGCGCAGAACGTCAACGCCGCGGTGACCCGGGTGCGCGGCGAGTTCGTCGGCATCTTCGACGCCGACCACCACCCGGCGCCGGACGCCTTCCGCCGCGCCTGGCACTGGCTGTCCAACGGCTACGACGTGGTGCAGGGCCACTGCGTCATCCGCAACGGCGACAGCTCCTGGGTCGCGCAGCTGGTGGCCGTCGAGTTCGAGGCCATCTACGCGGTGAGCCACCCGGGCCGCACCCGCCTGTACGACTTCGGTGTCTTCGGCGGCTCCAACGGCTTCTGGCGCACCGACGCCCTGGCCCGTACCCGGATGCACGGCTCGATGCTCACCGAGGACATCGACTCCACCATGCGCGCGCTGCGCGAGGGGATCCGGTTCACCGTGGACCGCGCCCTCATCTCCCGCGAACTGGCGCCCACCAACCTGAAGTCGCTGTGGAACCAGCGCTCCCGCTGGGCGCAGGGCTGGCTCCAGGTCTCCCTCAAACACCTCTGGAAGGCGCTGCGTTCGCCGGTCTTCGACCGTCGGCAGAAGCTCGGCCTCCTCGTCCTGCTCGGCTGGCGGGAGATGCAGCCCTGGCTGACCCTCCAGATGCTGCCGGTCCTCGGCTACGCGATCTGGAAGGAGGACGGGCCCGGCAACCTCGACTGGACCGTGCCCATCTGCCTGCTCGCGATGGCGTTCACCCTGTCCGCCGGGGTCATCCAGGCCGCGTTCGCCTGGCGCCTGGCGATACCCGAACTCAAGAAGCGCCGCCGGTGGTTCTGGAGCTACATGCTGCTGACCTCCGTCTTCTACACGCACTTCAAGAACATCCTGGCCCGCCAGGCCTGCCTCAAGGAGGCGCTCGGCGAGCGCCAGTGGCGGGTCACCCCGCGCTCCGCCACCGCCAAGGCGGGTGAGCAGACGTGA
- a CDS encoding acyltransferase has translation MSTATAAAPAPAKSAPRAPGPRGKADEIQGFRGIAALSTVVFHVWQLYYRYDAEGSHPPVDNTYVASLISLEVIDFFFVTSGYLLTLAYARAAIDGGSTRPAGDFLFRRAIRIVPLYFIAVLFVWSTRNSTLPGNWLDLVEHLTFTHVFDREQIFFTLGPAWSLSLEVAFYLFLVVAGPLAVRACKRFTLRSTRVAFCLGACAVLFTLPLVWISVAHWGMHIPHTDWPVYFGPQARFGGFAAGMALAVIMVALGDRGLLRGRTSVLLSALAIGGAYYLSVDSKPENVTFTFYHPLTSLMWMLLMYSVVHTAAPIRWHAVLRMRWLGYAGLISYSLFMWHEPVMLWLHDLGVLPESQNMFWVGALIVVALAVAAAVASYWLIEYPCSMLGRLRDKSGGKREFYPELAR, from the coding sequence GTGAGCACCGCGACCGCCGCGGCACCGGCCCCGGCCAAGAGCGCCCCGCGCGCACCGGGTCCGCGCGGCAAGGCCGACGAGATCCAGGGCTTCCGCGGGATCGCCGCGCTGAGCACCGTCGTCTTCCACGTCTGGCAGCTCTACTACCGCTACGACGCCGAGGGTTCCCACCCGCCCGTCGACAACACGTACGTCGCCTCGCTGATCTCCCTGGAGGTCATCGACTTCTTCTTCGTCACCTCCGGCTATCTGCTGACCCTCGCCTACGCGCGGGCCGCGATCGACGGCGGTTCCACCCGGCCCGCCGGGGACTTCCTGTTCCGCCGGGCCATCAGGATCGTGCCGCTGTACTTCATCGCGGTCCTGTTCGTGTGGTCGACGCGCAACTCCACCCTCCCCGGCAACTGGCTCGACCTGGTCGAACACCTCACGTTCACGCACGTCTTCGACCGGGAGCAGATCTTCTTCACCCTCGGCCCGGCCTGGTCGCTGTCGCTGGAGGTGGCGTTCTACCTGTTCCTCGTCGTGGCGGGCCCGCTCGCGGTACGGGCCTGCAAACGGTTCACCCTGCGCAGCACCCGGGTCGCCTTCTGCCTGGGCGCCTGCGCGGTGCTGTTCACGCTGCCGCTCGTGTGGATCTCCGTCGCGCACTGGGGCATGCACATCCCGCACACCGACTGGCCGGTGTACTTCGGCCCGCAGGCCCGCTTCGGCGGATTCGCGGCCGGAATGGCGCTGGCGGTGATCATGGTCGCGCTCGGTGACCGCGGACTGCTGCGCGGCCGGACCTCGGTCCTGCTCTCGGCACTGGCCATCGGCGGCGCGTACTACCTGTCCGTCGACTCCAAGCCGGAGAACGTGACGTTCACCTTCTACCACCCGCTCACCAGCCTGATGTGGATGCTGCTGATGTACAGCGTCGTGCACACCGCGGCACCCATCCGCTGGCACGCAGTGCTACGGATGCGCTGGCTGGGCTACGCGGGACTGATCAGCTACAGCCTGTTCATGTGGCACGAGCCGGTGATGCTGTGGCTGCACGACTTGGGGGTGCTTCCCGAGTCGCAGAACATGTTCTGGGTCGGCGCCCTGATCGTGGTCGCCCTCGCGGTGGCGGCGGCCGTGGCCAGCTACTGGCTCATCGAGTACCCGTGCAGCATGCTCGGCAGGCTCCGGGACAAGTCCGGCGGGAAGCGCGAGTTCTACCCGGAGCTCGCGCGCTAG
- a CDS encoding 2Fe-2S iron-sulfur cluster-binding protein — protein MTRAAPLRGTESRPPDHSTVTLRVNGTAHELYLDHRSTLLDVLRERLDLTGTKKGCDHGQCGACTVLLDGRRVNSCLLLAVAQDGARVTTVEGLGRSSAPHALQEAFVDRDALQCGYCTPGQICSALGMLDEAERGFPSYVTSPDEPPGAPVALTPDEIRERMSGNLCRCGAYPRIVEAIQDVGDLGDVGGEAP, from the coding sequence GTGACCCGAGCCGCCCCCTTGCGCGGCACCGAGAGCCGCCCGCCCGACCACTCGACGGTGACCCTGCGCGTCAACGGCACCGCCCACGAGCTCTACCTCGACCACCGCAGCACCCTGCTCGACGTGCTGCGCGAAAGGCTCGACCTGACCGGCACCAAGAAGGGCTGCGACCACGGCCAGTGCGGCGCCTGCACGGTGCTCCTGGACGGCCGCCGGGTCAACAGCTGTCTGCTGCTCGCGGTCGCCCAGGACGGCGCCCGCGTCACCACCGTCGAGGGCCTCGGCCGCAGCAGCGCCCCGCACGCCCTCCAGGAGGCCTTCGTCGACCGCGACGCCCTCCAGTGCGGCTACTGCACCCCCGGCCAGATCTGCTCCGCGCTCGGCATGCTCGACGAGGCCGAGCGCGGCTTCCCCTCGTACGTGACCTCCCCGGACGAGCCGCCCGGGGCGCCGGTCGCGCTCACCCCGGACGAGATCCGCGAACGCATGAGCGGCAACCTGTGCCGCTGCGGCGCCTATCCGCGGATCGTCGAGGCCATCCAGGACGTGGGGGACTTGGGCGACGTGGGGGGCGAGGCACCGTGA
- a CDS encoding xanthine dehydrogenase family protein subunit M, giving the protein MKPFAYVKAATPDEAVRACAARPGARYLAGGTNLVDLMKLGVESPEVLIDVSGLRLDGVDELPDGSLTIGATARNSEVAAHPLVRGRYPALSQALLSGASGQLRNAATTAGNLLQRTRCTYFQDTAKPCNKRLPGSGCPAIDGAHRELAVLGHSVHCVATHPSDMAVALAALDATVLLHGPDGERTVPVTDFHRLPGDRPERDTVIRPDELITAVRVPPAPEGSVSRYRKARERASYAFALVSAAVVLDVRNGVVHHAALAFGQLAHRPWRARAAEEVLLGAPAHPDTFTRAVDTELAAARPLRDNGFKVTLARNLAVGLLAELAAENA; this is encoded by the coding sequence GTGAAACCCTTCGCCTACGTCAAAGCCGCCACCCCCGACGAGGCGGTGCGGGCCTGCGCCGCCAGGCCCGGCGCCCGCTACCTGGCCGGTGGCACCAACCTCGTCGACCTGATGAAGCTCGGCGTGGAGAGCCCCGAGGTCCTGATCGACGTCAGCGGACTGCGCCTGGACGGTGTCGACGAACTGCCCGACGGCTCGCTGACCATCGGGGCCACCGCCCGCAACAGCGAGGTCGCCGCACACCCCCTGGTACGCGGCCGCTACCCGGCCCTCTCCCAGGCGCTGCTCTCCGGGGCCTCGGGACAGCTGCGCAACGCCGCGACCACGGCAGGCAACCTGCTCCAGCGCACCCGCTGCACCTACTTCCAGGACACCGCCAAACCCTGCAACAAGCGCCTGCCGGGCTCGGGTTGCCCGGCCATCGACGGCGCACACCGCGAACTGGCCGTACTCGGACACTCGGTGCACTGCGTCGCCACCCACCCCTCGGACATGGCGGTCGCACTCGCCGCCCTTGACGCCACCGTGCTGCTGCACGGCCCGGACGGCGAACGCACCGTCCCGGTCACCGACTTCCACCGGCTGCCCGGCGACCGGCCCGAACGCGACACCGTCATCCGGCCCGACGAACTGATCACGGCGGTACGGGTGCCGCCAGCCCCCGAAGGTTCCGTCTCCCGCTACCGCAAGGCCCGCGAACGCGCCTCGTACGCCTTCGCGCTGGTCTCGGCGGCCGTGGTGCTCGACGTGCGCAACGGCGTCGTCCACCACGCGGCGCTCGCCTTCGGCCAGCTCGCGCACCGGCCCTGGCGGGCCCGCGCCGCCGAAGAGGTGCTGCTCGGCGCGCCCGCGCACCCGGACACCTTCACCCGCGCCGTGGACACCGAACTCGCCGCCGCCCGGCCCCTGCGGGACAACGGGTTCAAGGTCACCCTGGCCCGCAACCTCGCCGTCGGCCTGCTCGCCGAACTCGCCGCCGAGAACGCCTGA
- a CDS encoding xanthine dehydrogenase family protein molybdopterin-binding subunit, with product MSTQHALGAPEARTEALDKAMGAARYAAEHTPPGCAHARPVPASIARGRVAGVNAADALALPGVIAVLTHENAPRLSPPDDPTLFVLQDPRVPHRGWFVALVVAETPEAALEGAAALHITYDIEAHDVTLTAGHSALYVPDEANGGFPGASERGSFDTAFAEAPLRVDARYDIGPLHNHPMEPHACTAQWRDGRLTLHYSSQGSTTARDVAAAMFGLDRGQVTVVSEHVGGGFGSKGTPRPEMVLAAMAAREIRRPVKLALPRRMMAPVVGHRAPTLHRVRLGADADGVLTALSHEVATHTSTIKEFVEQAAVPARVMYASPNSRTVHRVAPLDVPSPSWMRAPGEAPGMYALESAMDELALLVGIDPIELRLRNEPDVEPDSGRPFSSRGLPDCLREGARRFGWDRRDPRPGATREGHLLLGTGVAAATYPVLLGPSQAEVHADPDGTYRVRINATDIGTGARTVLGQIAAEVLGTRPDNVHMDIGNSDLPSASLAGGSSGTASWGTAVHKACLALRSRFEELGGQLPAEGVSARGDSAEESREVLPYARHAFGAHFAEVQVDAVTGETRVRRLLGMYAAGHILNPRTARSQFIGGMTMGLGMALTEHSTVDRLFGDFAESDLAAYHVPTHADVPTVEAYWLDEEDPYLNPMGSKGIGEIGIVGTAAAIANAVCHATGVRVRDLPVTPDKLLAGLG from the coding sequence ATGAGCACCCAGCACGCCCTCGGCGCACCCGAGGCCCGTACCGAGGCCCTCGACAAGGCCATGGGCGCCGCCCGTTACGCGGCCGAGCACACCCCGCCGGGCTGCGCCCACGCCCGGCCGGTGCCCGCCTCCATCGCCCGCGGGCGGGTGGCCGGGGTGAACGCAGCCGACGCGCTCGCCCTGCCGGGTGTGATCGCCGTGCTCACCCACGAGAACGCGCCGCGCCTGTCCCCGCCCGACGACCCGACGCTCTTCGTCCTCCAGGACCCCCGCGTCCCGCACCGCGGCTGGTTCGTGGCCCTCGTCGTCGCCGAGACCCCCGAGGCGGCGCTCGAAGGTGCCGCCGCGCTGCACATCACGTACGACATCGAGGCCCACGACGTGACGCTCACCGCGGGGCACTCGGCGCTGTACGTGCCCGACGAGGCCAATGGGGGCTTCCCGGGCGCCAGCGAGCGCGGCTCCTTCGACACCGCCTTCGCCGAGGCGCCGCTGCGCGTCGACGCGCGCTACGACATCGGCCCGCTGCACAACCATCCGATGGAACCGCACGCCTGCACCGCCCAGTGGCGGGACGGGCGGCTCACGCTGCACTACTCCAGCCAGGGCTCGACCACCGCGCGCGATGTGGCGGCCGCGATGTTCGGGCTCGACCGCGGGCAGGTGACCGTCGTCTCCGAGCACGTCGGCGGCGGCTTCGGCTCGAAGGGGACGCCCCGGCCCGAGATGGTGCTCGCCGCCATGGCGGCCCGGGAGATCCGGCGCCCGGTCAAACTCGCCCTGCCCCGGCGGATGATGGCGCCCGTGGTCGGCCACCGCGCCCCGACCTTGCACCGGGTGCGGCTCGGCGCCGACGCGGACGGTGTGCTCACCGCCCTGTCCCACGAGGTCGCCACGCACACCTCGACGATCAAGGAGTTCGTCGAACAGGCCGCCGTCCCCGCCCGGGTCATGTACGCCTCGCCGAACAGCCGCACCGTCCACCGGGTCGCCCCGCTCGACGTGCCCTCGCCCTCGTGGATGCGGGCCCCGGGCGAGGCACCCGGCATGTACGCGCTGGAATCGGCGATGGACGAACTCGCCCTGCTCGTCGGCATCGATCCGATCGAACTGCGGCTGCGCAACGAGCCGGACGTGGAACCCGACAGCGGACGGCCGTTCAGCAGCCGCGGCCTGCCCGACTGCCTGCGCGAGGGCGCCCGCCGCTTCGGCTGGGACCGCCGCGACCCGCGCCCCGGCGCGACCCGCGAGGGCCACCTGCTCCTCGGTACCGGAGTGGCCGCCGCCACCTACCCCGTCCTCCTCGGCCCCTCGCAGGCCGAGGTGCACGCCGACCCCGACGGCACCTACCGGGTACGGATCAACGCCACCGACATCGGCACCGGCGCGCGCACCGTGCTCGGCCAGATCGCCGCCGAGGTGCTCGGCACCCGGCCGGACAACGTGCACATGGACATCGGCAACAGCGACCTGCCCAGCGCCTCGCTCGCGGGCGGCTCCTCCGGTACCGCCTCCTGGGGCACCGCCGTCCACAAGGCCTGCCTCGCCCTGCGCTCCCGCTTCGAGGAACTCGGCGGACAACTCCCCGCCGAGGGCGTGAGCGCACGCGGCGACAGCGCGGAGGAGAGCCGCGAGGTACTGCCCTACGCCCGGCACGCCTTCGGCGCGCACTTCGCCGAGGTACAGGTCGACGCGGTCACCGGGGAGACCCGGGTCCGGCGGCTGCTCGGCATGTACGCCGCCGGGCACATCCTCAACCCCCGTACCGCACGCTCCCAGTTCATCGGTGGGATGACGATGGGCCTGGGCATGGCCCTCACCGAACACAGCACCGTGGACCGCCTCTTCGGGGACTTCGCCGAGAGCGACCTGGCCGCCTACCACGTACCGACCCACGCCGACGTCCCCACCGTCGAGGCCTACTGGCTGGACGAGGAGGACCCCTACCTCAACCCCATGGGCAGCAAGGGCATCGGCGAGATCGGCATCGTGGGCACGGCGGCCGCCATCGCCAACGCGGTCTGCCATGCCACCGGTGTCCGCGTCCGCGATCTGCCGGTGACACCGGACAAGCTGCTCGCGGGGCTGGGCTGA